Proteins encoded together in one Drosophila albomicans strain 15112-1751.03 chromosome 2R, ASM965048v2, whole genome shotgun sequence window:
- the LOC117575993 gene encoding beta-mannosidase-like: MATMLKIINVCIILLIALPILNAKKVQTIELTKGWTLRDSDSLITVVPVEVTKIPSGVYTELSKTYGDFLAPGNDVNLRWIANKTWIYSTSFEMAELGHDNMVNLTFHGIDTVSKIRLNGNLLGETDNMFVRYSYVVGHLLQYGSALNLLEIEILSPLVEANARAAQLEERGVGAPPSCPASRGNVECHRNMLRKLQMSFGGEWNPAALSSGIWKSVTVEYYAVAILRDVDVAINRNDTHWTMDCRAFISTSDYEIFYGQLVVYASELFAVPFVVPQQKLTYANPKIEFQIHIPKEKVKLWWPNGYGNQMLYPVSFNLKTYRNEDEPGLGSRTDSHKLLNIGFRTIELVEDEDDRGRTFYFRVNGHPIFMKGVNYVTANALPELSADSDTIQHLLKSARDANMNMIRVWGGGLYESDTFYSLADSYGLLIWQDMAFTKATYPVTDELMACMREEAAQNAQRLAYHASLSLIVTNNEIELYLVKNRSDFGTDAKRLEDEYKLLFLGNLSPELNIISRNDFKPRPGPMISTPSMGIAESSKELAKDPQSPNYGDVHFYEEDTPSQTIYPEARFVSEFGYASLPMRSSWLRDLGQNATEESLAALIRQRQHDTKGFIPLLRQIAYELPFNLQNWEDNIDEFIYFSQVAQAMSTKKAVELFRSRRGDYLTMGALIWQLNDVWVAPTWSCIDFYGNYKLVYFWAKEFFASTSILALYHEASNQINITITREDYSDDQPKTYNLFINTFLWNDIYPKSSIARAISVGVDASSLDQLRIPLDSVLYESKAKTEIFLEILLKDEDDTIVAQNYFYPVPIKNIVGISDPELKIEIHRGDCASSKPYLNNFSLRITVRYPTLFIYLELVHETYTEVRHEFSMNGFTQTVPRQIVTLNIDEDSECIKLTSDNIRVKTMNQYMV; this comes from the exons atggcaacaatgttaaaaataattaatgtttgtataatattattgattGCACTGCCAATTCTCAATGCGAAGAAAGTGCAAACAATTGAGTTAACCAAGGGCTGGACCTTGAGAGACAGTGATTCCC TTATTACAGTAGTTCCCGTGGAAGTGACAAAGATTCCCTCTGGAGTATACACGGAGTTATCGAAAACTTATGGCGATTTCCTCGCGCCTGGAAATGATGTCAATCTACGCTGgattgcaaacaaaacatgGATCTATAGCACAAGCTTCGAAATGG CTGAACTGGGTCACGACAACATGGTGAACTTGACATTCCACGGCATTGATACGGTGTCCAAAATTAGGTTGAATGGCAATCTGCTTGGTGAAACTGATAACATGTTTGTGCGCTATTCCTATGTCGTGGGACATTTGTTGCAGTACGGCAGCGCGCTCAATCTGCTAGAGATCGAGATACTCTCACCTTTGGTGGAGGCCAATGCTCGGGCAGCGCAGCTGGAGGAACGTGGAGTTGGTGCTCCACCCAGTTGTCCAGCATCGCGCGGGAATGTTGAATGCCATCGCAATATGCTGCGCAAACTGCAAATGAGCTTTGGCGGCGAATGGAATCCGGCTGCGCTTTCATCGGGCATATGGAAATCGGTTACTGTTGAGTACTATGCTGTGGCCATTTTGCGGGATGTGGATGTGGCTATCAATCGTAATGATACTCACTGGACAATGGATTGTCGTGCCTTTATCAGTACCTCCGACTATGAGATCTTCTACGGACAGCTTGTGGTTTATGCCAG TGAATTATTTGCGGTACCCTTTGTGGTGCCCCAACAAAAGCTCACCTATGCTAATCCGAAAATTGAATTCCAGATTCATATACCCAAA GAAAAAGTAAAGCTCTGGTGGCCAAATGGCTATGGCAATCAGATGCTATATCCCGTTTCTTTCAATCTGAAGACATATCGCAACGAGGATGAACCCGGCCTGGGTTCACGCACCGACTCCCACAAGCTGCTTAATATTGGTTTCCGAACCATTGAGTTAGTAGAGGATGAGGATG ATCGAGGTCGCACCTTTTATTTCCGTGTTAATGGTCATCCCATTTTTATGAAGGGCGTTAATTATGTGACAGCTAACGCACTGCCAGAGCTTTCAGCGGATTCTGATACAA TACAACATCTTTTGAAGTCCGCCAGAGATGCCAATATGAATATGATACGTGTTTGGGGCGGTGGACTTTATGAATCAGACACCTTTTATAGCTTAGCCGATAGCTATGGCCTTTTGATATGGCAGGATATGGCTTTCACCAAGGCCACTTATCCGGTTACCGATGAGCTGATGGCATGCATGAGAGAGGAGGCAGCACAGAATGCCCAGCGACTCGCCTATCACGCCAGTCTTTCGCTGATTGTGACCAACAATGAGATCGAGTTGTATCTGGTGAAGAATCGTTCGGATTTTGGCACCGATGCAAAGCGTCTGGAAGACGAGTATAAGTTGCTCTTTTTGGGCAATCTTTCGCCAGAACTGAACATTATCTCTCGCAACGATTTCAAGCCGCGTCCTGGTCCAATGATCTCCACACCCTCGATGGGCATAGCTGAGTCGAGCAAAGAGCTGGCCAAGGATCCACAAAGTCCAAATTATGGTGATG TTCACTTTTACGAGGAAGATACTCCATCGCAAACTATTTATCCGGAGGCTCGTTTTGTGTCGGAATTCGGTTACGCCAGTCTGCCAATGCGTTCGAGTTGGCTTCGTGATCTCGGACAGAATGCCACCGAGGAGAGCTTGGCAGCACTCatacgacagcgacaacatgATACTAAGGGATTTATTCCACTATTGCGACAAATTGCCTACGAGCTGCCATTTAATCTGCAGAATTGGGAGGATAACATCGATGAGTTCATCTACTTCAGTCAGGTGGCTCAGGCAATGTCGACCAAAAAGGCAGTTGAACTATTTCGCAGTCGTCGTGGCGATTACTTGACCATGGGTGCTCTCATCTGGCAGTTGAATGATGTTTGGGTAGCTCCGACTTGGTCCTGCATTGATTTCTATGGCAACTATAAGTTGGTTTACTTTTGGGCCAAGGAATTCTTTGCTTCCACAAGTATTTTGGCGCTTTATCATGAGGCCAgcaatcaaatcaatataaCTATCACTAGGGAAGATTATTCAGATGATCAGCCAAAGACATATAATCTCTTTATCAATACATTCCTCTGGAACGATATATATCCCAAATCTTCGATTGCACGTGCTATATCTGTTGGCGTTGACGCG agtTCTTTGGATCAACTACGCATACCACTCGACTCTGTGCTTTATGAATCGAAAGCAAAGACAGAAATCTTTCTCGAAATTCTTTTGAAAGATGAAGATGATACGATTGTTGcccaaaattatttctatCCTGTGCCCATTAAGAATATTGTCGGCATTAGTGATCCCGAGCTGAAA ATCGAGATCCATCGAGGCGATTGTGCATCTTCGAAGCCTTACCTTAACAACTTCAGTTTACGCATAACTGTCAGGTATCCAACATTGTTTATCTATTTGGAGCTTGTTCATGAGACCTACACAGAAGTTCGTCACGAATTCTCAATGAATGGATTCACACAGACGGTGCCACGACAAATCGTCACATTGAATATTGACGAAGATTCCGAGTGCATAAAACTAACCTCAGATAATATAAGAGTCAAGACCATGAATCAGTATATGGTATAA